A DNA window from Candidatus Equadaptatus faecalis contains the following coding sequences:
- the gatC gene encoding Asp-tRNA(Asn)/Glu-tRNA(Gln) amidotransferase subunit GatC produces MIKKMVMDAERLHEVTGLSRIGLPEEEYQEVLDRVNAVLRMCDEMQELDHESVKPFEWDVKKAPERRADILSKWEKRDEFIAESPIRDGDFYRVPKIISLEEDTGISGEAK; encoded by the coding sequence ATGATAAAGAAAATGGTTATGGACGCAGAACGGCTTCACGAAGTCACCGGACTTTCGCGCATCGGTCTGCCGGAAGAGGAATATCAGGAGGTGCTTGACAGAGTCAACGCCGTACTGCGCATGTGCGACGAAATGCAGGAGCTTGACCACGAGAGCGTAAAGCCGTTCGAATGGGACGTTAAAAAAGCGCCTGAACGCCGTGCCGACATTCTCTCAAAATGGGAGAAACGCGACGAATTTATCGCAGAGTCTCCGATACGCGACGGAGATTTCTACCGTGTTCCGAAAATTATTTCGCTTGAAGAAGACACAGGCATCAGCGGGGAGGCCAAATAA